One window of Sulfurospirillum sp. 1612 genomic DNA carries:
- a CDS encoding YcfL family protein: MKYLFKIVLIFIVGFTLFGCQKEPQPMRGNWPITIDSSLQSSIKVLSCISRKRDDNLPEVQFTLKNRASDHDVDALFNVEWFNQDGFKIKSITDTFKKIHLGAEAEKTFRIISTSPKAKRYKIKIVDYDNNKQRSQHETIKNSN; encoded by the coding sequence ATGAAGTATCTTTTTAAAATTGTACTCATTTTTATCGTCGGCTTCACACTGTTTGGATGCCAAAAAGAACCTCAGCCGATGAGGGGAAATTGGCCAATTACAATCGACTCATCGCTACAAAGTAGCATTAAGGTTTTAAGTTGTATCAGTAGAAAAAGAGATGACAATCTCCCTGAAGTACAATTTACCCTCAAAAACCGAGCATCTGATCATGATGTAGATGCGCTTTTTAATGTCGAATGGTTTAATCAAGATGGTTTCAAGATTAAAAGTATCACCGATACGTTTAAGAAGATCCATTTAGGAGCCGAGGCAGAAAAGACCTTTCGCATCATCTCCACTTCACCAAAAGCAAAAAGATATAAAATCAAAATTGTAGATTATGATAACAACAAACAAAGGAGTCAACATGAGACTATTAAAAACAGCAACTAA
- a CDS encoding PstC family ABC transporter permease produces MSLLFYLGLVVSIITTSSFIFAILGFLIYFSLPLLDSGNFLQFFTLSWDATRGLYGLLPMIVGTIYISLLATVLAALSSFSMAALIAYFLPRKYAHKLERILTSLFGVPTVLYAFAALFLLVPLMNDYLSGRGLSLATASFVLSFVVMPTMAMILLNAMRTIPKSQIRALYFIGASTDDVFFKLVMPQIKKGIISALIFGFSRAVGDTLISLMLAGNTLQIPHHLLDSARTLTAHIALINASDYESIAFKAIFLCGLLLFLFTACIMMVLKLINVRKK; encoded by the coding sequence ATGTCTTTATTATTTTATCTCGGACTTGTCGTATCGATTATCACGACAAGTTCGTTTATCTTTGCGATTCTTGGGTTTTTGATTTATTTTTCACTGCCCTTGCTCGATTCGGGTAATTTTCTGCAATTTTTCACCCTATCATGGGATGCGACACGGGGACTCTATGGATTGCTTCCGATGATCGTGGGTACGATTTATATTAGTTTGTTGGCAACGGTGTTAGCCGCTTTGAGTAGCTTCTCGATGGCCGCTTTGATTGCCTACTTTTTACCACGAAAATACGCGCACAAATTGGAGCGAATCCTGACCTCTTTGTTTGGGGTACCGACAGTATTGTATGCTTTTGCCGCGCTTTTTTTGCTGGTACCTTTGATGAATGATTATCTCAGTGGGAGAGGATTGAGTCTGGCTACGGCCTCTTTTGTGCTCAGTTTTGTGGTCATGCCGACGATGGCGATGATACTGCTCAATGCGATGCGCACCATCCCAAAAAGTCAAATCAGAGCCTTATATTTTATCGGAGCGAGTACAGACGATGTTTTTTTTAAATTGGTCATGCCCCAAATTAAAAAAGGAATCATCAGCGCTTTGATTTTCGGATTTTCACGAGCCGTCGGAGATACGCTCATCTCACTCATGCTAGCAGGAAATACGCTACAAATTCCCCATCATCTGCTCGATTCTGCGAGGACATTGACCGCGCATATCGCCCTCATCAATGCAAGTGATTATGAGTCTATCGCATTTAAAGCTATCTTTTTATGCGGATTGCTTCTGTTTTTGTTCACCGCTTGTATCATGATGGTTTTAAAATTGATTAATGTGAGGAAAAAGTAG
- a CDS encoding CsgG/HfaB family protein, with protein sequence MQKLFIIFIFSLLPLALFGKVEVTYLSIEGVGSSRADAIKDGLIEAVKQTSGVKIESKKGYLKAIKEAGSSTNGDSKHSALITEHTQKLIREATSGFIRNYSITSAEKIDNEWHVGLKIEFKQYKAPGLNPSKRRKIAIIPFEFKNSYVVLSNNVSGKEISRRFTQALITKITQARKFTVLDRENSKYYKSEKSFILSGDTNKQELLKLGKRLGADYLLIGQINNFSIENIAEHNNIGLPQAPNLTCNATISYRIIMMATQQIKWSQTISKSFTIAQNTTEAIVANASQNISSTILNNILANIYPPKVIMVTPSSIIVNEGGDNMENGEVFKAYKTGKRLTDPYTHEFLGYEEIKAGEIIITKVNPKVSYARALNGHISKGMILRRKKSEIIENQGEAKTDVTIKPNGGVVLPFD encoded by the coding sequence ATGCAAAAATTATTCATAATTTTTATATTTTCATTGCTCCCTTTAGCTTTATTTGGAAAAGTAGAAGTGACATATCTAAGTATAGAAGGTGTTGGAAGTAGTAGAGCAGATGCTATCAAAGATGGCCTCATCGAAGCAGTAAAACAGACAAGCGGAGTTAAAATTGAATCCAAGAAGGGGTATCTTAAAGCCATAAAAGAGGCTGGTTCTTCTACTAATGGAGATAGTAAGCATAGCGCATTAATTACAGAACATACGCAAAAGCTTATAAGAGAAGCTACGAGTGGATTTATAAGAAATTATAGTATCACTAGCGCAGAAAAGATTGATAATGAATGGCACGTGGGGCTTAAAATAGAATTTAAACAATATAAAGCACCTGGATTAAATCCAAGCAAACGAAGGAAAATTGCTATAATACCGTTTGAATTTAAAAATTCTTATGTCGTGCTAAGCAACAATGTTTCAGGAAAAGAGATTTCAAGAAGATTTACACAAGCTTTAATAACAAAAATAACTCAAGCTAGAAAATTTACTGTTTTAGATAGAGAAAATAGTAAATATTATAAGAGTGAAAAAAGCTTTATCCTCTCAGGTGATACTAATAAGCAAGAATTGTTGAAACTTGGTAAGAGATTAGGAGCTGATTATTTGTTGATTGGACAAATAAATAATTTTTCAATAGAAAACATAGCAGAACACAACAATATAGGTTTGCCCCAGGCACCAAACCTTACATGTAATGCAACTATCTCGTATCGTATTATCATGATGGCTACTCAACAAATCAAATGGAGTCAAACCATATCTAAATCTTTTACAATTGCTCAAAATACGACTGAGGCTATAGTAGCAAACGCTTCACAAAATATTTCTTCAACAATACTCAATAATATTTTGGCCAACATATATCCTCCAAAGGTTATAATGGTAACGCCTAGTAGTATCATTGTCAATGAAGGTGGAGACAATATGGAAAATGGAGAGGTTTTTAAGGCATACAAAACAGGAAAAAGATTAACAGATCCATATACCCATGAATTCCTTGGATATGAAGAGATTAAGGCAGGTGAAATTATAATTACCAAGGTTAATCCTAAAGTTTCATATGCAAGAGCTTTAAATGGTCATATCTCAAAAGGCATGATTTTAAGAAGAAAAAAATCAGAAATCATCGAAAATCAAGGCGAAGCAAAAACAGATGTCACTATCAAACCAAACGGTGGTGTGGTTCTGCCCTTTGACTAG
- the lpoB gene encoding penicillin-binding protein activator LpoB yields MRLLKTATKLVFSVAATTLFLTGCNEQPRYLDANHPESNKAQTLGLDYQDFRKASSDAIQSMLQSGALNRPGGGRYVLAISTIINDTTQRIDMDQLVKSIRISLLQSGKVIVTTAVRAGGAEDTMSYEARQLRNSDEFNQKTVAQKGQMIAPDFSLSGKIIQRDATLATGETKVDYYIQLTLTDIKTGLAYWEGETVITKAGSGKTVNW; encoded by the coding sequence ATGAGACTATTAAAAACAGCAACTAAGCTAGTCTTTAGTGTAGCAGCTACAACACTATTTTTAACCGGTTGTAATGAACAGCCACGATATTTAGATGCGAACCATCCTGAATCAAACAAGGCACAAACATTAGGTTTGGATTATCAAGATTTTAGGAAAGCATCATCTGATGCCATTCAATCTATGCTGCAAAGTGGCGCTTTAAATCGACCCGGCGGTGGACGCTATGTATTAGCCATCTCTACTATCATCAACGATACAACCCAAAGAATCGATATGGATCAGTTAGTAAAAAGTATCCGCATTTCACTCTTGCAAAGTGGCAAAGTGATTGTCACCACTGCCGTTCGAGCTGGAGGCGCTGAAGACACCATGAGCTATGAGGCCAGACAATTACGTAATTCTGATGAATTCAATCAAAAAACTGTAGCCCAAAAAGGTCAAATGATTGCACCGGATTTCTCTCTTTCTGGAAAAATCATACAAAGAGATGCTACACTTGCGACAGGAGAGACAAAAGTAGACTATTACATTCAGTTAACCTTAACAGATATCAAAACAGGTTTGGCATATTGGGAAGGTGAAACAGTTATAACAAAAGCCGGCAGTGGCAAAACTGTCAATTGGTAG
- a CDS encoding phosphate ABC transporter substrate-binding protein gives MKKIALVCCLVLGSLVLNASDLSLFKGLSGTLNIAGGTAHIGAEKEAIKDIMMAYPSINITIAGGGSGVDIKQVSEGLIDLANAGRAPKPDEVKRGNLQQFVFAIDGIAIVVNPNSKIKNLTKKQLRAIFSGEVTDFKQLGFEEGKINIYTRDASSGTRSVFTKKALGKIKYTSSAKVVASNAAMKTAVGSDRNGIGFISLGVADDSVKLVCLDQKCPSVTSVIDGTYPVSRGLYMLTSGKPTPLAQAFISYMKSDSGAAISKKHGFIPYQK, from the coding sequence ATGAAAAAAATCGCGTTAGTATGTTGTCTGGTATTGGGAAGTTTAGTTCTAAATGCTTCAGACTTATCATTATTTAAAGGTCTAAGCGGTACCTTAAATATCGCAGGGGGAACCGCACATATCGGTGCGGAAAAAGAAGCAATCAAAGATATCATGATGGCCTATCCATCGATTAATATCACCATAGCCGGTGGCGGTAGCGGTGTGGATATCAAACAAGTCAGTGAAGGCTTAATCGATCTTGCCAATGCAGGTAGAGCGCCAAAACCTGATGAAGTCAAAAGAGGCAATCTCCAACAATTCGTATTTGCGATTGATGGTATTGCTATCGTTGTCAATCCGAATTCAAAAATCAAAAATCTAACCAAAAAACAACTCAGAGCGATTTTCAGTGGGGAAGTGACTGATTTCAAACAACTCGGCTTTGAAGAGGGCAAAATCAACATCTATACCCGAGATGCCTCAAGCGGTACTCGATCGGTATTTACCAAAAAAGCATTAGGCAAAATCAAGTACACTTCAAGTGCCAAAGTCGTCGCCTCAAATGCTGCGATGAAAACAGCAGTAGGCAGCGACAGAAACGGTATCGGTTTTATCTCTTTGGGTGTGGCTGATGATTCTGTCAAACTTGTTTGTTTGGATCAAAAATGTCCTAGCGTCACCAGTGTTATCGATGGAACTTATCCTGTATCTAGAGGATTGTATATGTTAACAAGCGGCAAGCCAACACCATTGGCACAAGCGTTTATCAGCTATATGAAAAGCGATTCTGGAGCAGCAATCTCTAAAAAACACGGATTTATACCTTACCAAAAATAA
- a CDS encoding COG3014 family protein: protein MGIVFGTLFLVGCSGTTPNLGKIGKSNNCESNQKTKSYEMQNANMKKNQKDDLLWYMDAGLVAYYAQDYNTSTHFFDQAEKKIKAFNKKVWAGTLFSNVGAILTNDTFMDYTPKIYEGIMVNTYKGIGFMSEGDLTNARIEFNRALERQRRAKDFFIKEIEQEQKKIEEDTKARAKDKKINLAQTQKASNDARTKDFIQRRYSNLFAFKPYPDFVNPFTTYMSGLFFLSVHDYAKATDLFKETYGMIQANATGASYVKEDLLYAMKASASLNGVSKKHYAWIVFANGESISKKEMRFDIPLFLVTNKVYYTGIALPTLQENPAVYPYLIVHNGKHFVKTKEIASMDKIIKTEFKKRFPTIMTRAITRAVTQSIIQYQLQKEGGVFGGLLGAVYQGLMNHADTRQWNLLPKDFQIARIELANPHVMIRSPQAKWSINLDINQNKNHIIYISIPHQDGKEIVNEVSF, encoded by the coding sequence ATGGGCATAGTTTTTGGTACCCTTTTTCTCGTAGGTTGTTCGGGGACAACGCCTAATCTAGGAAAAATTGGCAAATCAAATAACTGTGAGAGCAATCAAAAAACAAAAAGTTATGAAATGCAAAACGCGAACATGAAAAAAAACCAAAAAGATGATCTGCTTTGGTATATGGATGCGGGCTTAGTAGCCTATTATGCACAAGATTACAATACCAGCACCCATTTTTTTGATCAAGCCGAAAAGAAAATCAAAGCCTTCAATAAAAAAGTCTGGGCCGGCACGCTGTTTTCAAACGTAGGTGCCATTTTAACCAACGATACCTTTATGGACTACACTCCAAAAATTTATGAGGGCATCATGGTCAATACCTACAAGGGAATTGGCTTTATGAGCGAAGGAGATTTAACAAATGCACGCATTGAGTTCAATCGTGCCTTAGAGCGACAAAGAAGGGCTAAAGATTTTTTTATAAAAGAGATTGAACAAGAACAGAAAAAAATAGAAGAGGATACCAAAGCAAGAGCCAAAGACAAAAAGATTAACCTCGCACAAACCCAAAAAGCCTCAAATGACGCAAGAACAAAAGATTTCATACAAAGAAGATACTCCAATCTTTTTGCTTTTAAACCCTATCCCGATTTTGTCAACCCCTTTACGACCTATATGTCAGGACTCTTCTTTTTAAGTGTTCACGACTATGCAAAGGCAACCGATCTTTTCAAAGAGACCTATGGTATGATCCAAGCCAATGCCACAGGAGCCTCTTATGTCAAAGAGGATCTCCTATATGCCATGAAGGCTAGTGCCTCTTTAAACGGAGTTTCGAAAAAGCATTATGCTTGGATTGTCTTTGCAAACGGCGAAAGCATCAGCAAAAAGGAGATGCGCTTTGATATCCCACTATTTTTAGTCACCAATAAAGTCTATTATACCGGTATTGCACTTCCAACACTACAAGAAAATCCCGCCGTATATCCTTACTTAATAGTCCACAATGGTAAGCACTTTGTCAAAACCAAAGAGATTGCAAGCATGGACAAGATTATCAAAACAGAATTTAAAAAACGATTCCCAACAATCATGACACGTGCAATCACAAGAGCTGTCACGCAAAGTATCATCCAATACCAATTGCAAAAAGAGGGGGGCGTCTTTGGTGGACTCCTAGGTGCGGTTTATCAAGGCTTGATGAATCATGCCGACACAAGACAATGGAATCTATTGCCAAAAGATTTTCAGATTGCAAGAATTGAGCTTGCAAATCCTCACGTGATGATAAGAAGCCCGCAAGCCAAATGGAGTATAAACCTTGATATCAATCAAAATAAAAATCATATTATTTATATCAGCATTCCACATCAAGATGGAAAGGAGATTGTAAATGAAGTATCTTTTTAA
- a CDS encoding DUF6844 domain-containing protein, which translates to MRKIILIVSSVILLSTGIFAANTKNISSVTKQDVQELNKLSDPKSVQSASDTIDDWAHSAIKKFGINEFGEHNGKFFFFASQSVSLMPSDPQFGDALVNAYDKALMKLQNEYIMARSGKVIIHKIKELHQDNSTNANDIELPAPSTKGFLGKVLKIFDKTLDVTNKKLDSELIKLGTSPQELAQMTPSMKKNTYKDEFLKNIIHTASEQIAGLFPIQTSLAKDANGQYVVGIIAVASQKTIQIAKDISLQRSTLIKGKGKKVEDLLPAEPKDYISTFGVRLSYDLDGTPMIISYGVGSYTPNSGDSYINDQLKSEAKDNAISNADGQIAEIVNGYMNAQESRKNGEEIKKYVQRKMKPNSDTIEKTIKNIVKITNNRAKSHASMSLKGISTVKTWRYTTDKGVKFVGAVRVWKYESLSAVNNFNNEKYKSAKSKTKKPTYKKSLSVSKPVNDVNDF; encoded by the coding sequence ATGAGAAAAATTATACTAATCGTATCGTCCGTTATTTTATTGAGTACTGGTATTTTTGCGGCAAACACAAAAAATATTTCTAGTGTTACTAAACAAGATGTGCAAGAATTAAACAAATTATCTGATCCCAAAAGTGTTCAGTCTGCATCTGACACTATTGATGATTGGGCACATAGTGCAATCAAGAAATTTGGTATTAACGAATTTGGTGAGCATAATGGAAAGTTTTTCTTTTTTGCAAGTCAAAGTGTCTCTCTTATGCCTAGTGATCCACAGTTTGGAGATGCTCTTGTAAATGCTTATGATAAAGCGCTGATGAAACTTCAGAATGAATATATTATGGCGAGGTCTGGAAAAGTTATCATACACAAAATAAAAGAATTACACCAAGACAACTCTACTAATGCAAATGATATAGAACTGCCTGCTCCTTCGACAAAAGGCTTTTTAGGTAAAGTACTCAAAATCTTTGACAAAACATTAGATGTTACAAATAAAAAACTTGATTCAGAATTAATCAAGCTCGGTACCAGTCCTCAAGAGCTTGCCCAAATGACCCCAAGTATGAAAAAAAATACATATAAAGATGAATTTTTAAAAAATATAATCCACACTGCATCAGAGCAAATTGCTGGTTTATTTCCAATTCAAACATCGCTTGCAAAAGATGCAAATGGACAGTATGTTGTTGGGATCATTGCTGTAGCAAGTCAGAAAACGATACAAATTGCTAAAGATATTAGCCTACAAAGGTCGACACTAATCAAAGGAAAAGGCAAAAAAGTTGAAGACCTCCTCCCCGCAGAACCGAAGGACTACATAAGCACTTTTGGTGTTAGATTATCTTATGATTTAGATGGAACTCCAATGATTATCTCTTATGGTGTAGGTTCATATACTCCTAATAGTGGAGATAGCTATATTAATGACCAACTAAAATCAGAGGCTAAAGATAATGCGATTAGCAATGCTGATGGACAAATAGCAGAAATAGTAAATGGTTATATGAATGCTCAAGAGAGCAGAAAAAACGGTGAAGAAATCAAAAAATATGTTCAAAGAAAAATGAAACCTAATTCTGATACTATTGAAAAAACCATAAAAAATATCGTCAAAATCACCAATAATCGTGCAAAAAGCCATGCTAGTATGAGCTTAAAAGGCATCAGTACGGTTAAAACTTGGAGATATACAACAGATAAAGGTGTAAAATTTGTTGGGGCAGTTAGAGTTTGGAAGTATGAATCACTTAGCGCTGTCAATAATTTTAATAATGAGAAATACAAATCAGCCAAATCAAAAACTAAAAAACCAACATACAAAAAATCGCTAAGTGTTAGCAAACCAGTTAACGACGTAAACGACTTTTAG
- a CDS encoding phosphate ABC transporter ATP-binding protein — MKTNDLITIKNLSLHYGEKLIFRDLSMRVPEHTITSISGPSGIGKTSLLLMFNQMIREEEHTKITGEILFQDEDSVMDLNTLPKKSLPELRKKIVYVNQNPDLLPFSIYENVAFGLHLQNVSQSKTKIRVEQALKDVLLWDEVKERLNAQATMLSGGQQQRLILARALAIKPKILLLDEPTASLNETLALKIEAFLISLKSHMTIITISHFQDQIKRISDQNIDFEQFVTQD; from the coding sequence ATGAAGACCAACGATCTCATAACAATCAAAAATCTGAGTTTGCACTATGGTGAGAAATTGATATTTCGGGATCTTTCTATGCGGGTGCCCGAGCATACCATCACATCAATATCGGGGCCAAGTGGTATCGGGAAGACGTCGCTTTTATTGATGTTTAATCAAATGATTCGAGAAGAAGAACATACTAAAATCACCGGCGAGATTTTATTTCAAGATGAAGATTCGGTGATGGATCTCAACACACTGCCCAAGAAATCATTGCCAGAATTACGGAAAAAAATCGTCTATGTCAATCAAAACCCCGACCTTTTGCCTTTTTCAATTTATGAAAATGTCGCGTTTGGCTTGCATCTACAAAATGTGAGTCAATCCAAGACGAAAATACGGGTCGAACAAGCACTCAAAGATGTCTTGCTTTGGGATGAAGTCAAAGAGAGATTAAACGCTCAAGCCACCATGCTCTCAGGAGGCCAACAACAAAGACTAATCCTCGCGCGAGCACTGGCAATCAAACCTAAAATCTTGCTCTTAGATGAGCCAACCGCCTCGCTCAACGAAACCCTTGCACTCAAGATAGAAGCATTTCTCATCTCCCTCAAAAGTCATATGACCATCATCACTATTTCACATTTTCAAGACCAAATCAAAAGAATATCCGACCAAAATATCGATTTTGAGCAATTTGTGACACAAGATTAA
- a CDS encoding PstA family ABC transporter permease, with translation MQKLLVKLFYLITILTLFALVALFSFVLYRGFQALSLNLIFGSADPIKALLGQARVFDGIYNAIVGSLFVVCLSIMIALPFGLLSGIYLSSFASKKVKSALGFLYEILASTPSIVIGLFGLSVTIFLHKYYFHHLLPSLIISALSLSILVMPYLVKMTEVSLDSIPKKIKNIGRSLGATPMQNLFLIELPYATKEIFGAIILAMGRAIEDTAVIMMTGAVAMAGIPTSVLQKYEALPFFIYHISSEYTDKSELNQGFGAALILLFTSLALFVLASIFRKLINKKGIIR, from the coding sequence ATGCAAAAGCTTCTCGTCAAACTCTTTTACCTCATCACCATCTTGACATTGTTCGCCCTTGTCGCGCTGTTTTCTTTCGTGCTGTATCGTGGCTTTCAAGCGCTCTCTTTGAATTTAATCTTTGGTAGTGCCGACCCAATCAAAGCACTATTGGGTCAAGCGAGAGTTTTTGATGGAATTTACAATGCTATTGTGGGTTCTCTTTTTGTCGTCTGTTTGTCTATCATGATTGCGTTGCCTTTTGGTTTATTAAGCGGTATCTATCTTTCAAGTTTTGCCTCAAAGAAGGTCAAATCAGCGCTGGGATTTTTATATGAAATCTTGGCCTCAACTCCCTCGATTGTCATCGGATTGTTTGGGCTCAGCGTGACGATATTCTTGCACAAATATTACTTTCACCATCTCTTGCCATCACTCATCATCTCTGCCCTTTCTTTGTCCATCTTGGTGATGCCTTATCTGGTAAAGATGACGGAAGTATCACTCGATTCGATTCCCAAAAAGATTAAAAATATCGGACGCTCCCTAGGGGCGACACCCATGCAAAATCTCTTTTTGATTGAGCTCCCTTATGCTACCAAAGAGATTTTTGGGGCCATCATCTTAGCGATGGGGCGGGCTATCGAAGATACTGCTGTGATCATGATGACCGGTGCGGTGGCGATGGCAGGTATCCCGACTTCTGTACTTCAAAAATATGAAGCATTGCCCTTTTTTATCTATCATATTTCTTCTGAATACACGGACAAAAGCGAACTCAACCAAGGCTTTGGTGCGGCATTGATTCTCTTGTTCACCTCCCTCGCACTCTTTGTACTCGCTTCGATTTTTCGAAAGCTTATCAACAAAAAAGGAATCATACGATGA
- a CDS encoding tyrosine-type recombinase/integrase — protein MALLEKLVKISNYTGLYLQDSNCAFPNQKAITVNDIQKKVKPPYTICVRFYEGKKSVYDQYSITNNTKTVKKICDEISAQRKIKQIEKTFKAKDTSKTLNQIFDEYIEYKKNSISQDHYTGTKYSYDAHLREEIGDLKINNITTKKIQNIVNTLLNKGKAPRTVKTVKDILSPVFEYSKKNDYCEINPAKDVEIPKFDNQRYFTIEDENAQKLYNIIINYQNPAIKGIFIFLLHGRRKSEVLNLKWENINISQKLYYLEDWQNKSRKKQAFPLSELQIQVLEEIGIQKNGYIFLKEDGEPYKDIRHHWNKITKELEVKIRLHDLRHLIGFIAVNEGVSLAAISKTLGHSNMQITERYSNVKIQAVKETLDKVFDVFDENKIKKNDKLEKLKTLFPDKSEDALLEVINILK, from the coding sequence ATGGCATTATTAGAGAAGCTCGTTAAAATATCAAATTATACTGGATTATATCTTCAAGATAGCAATTGTGCATTTCCAAATCAAAAAGCAATTACTGTTAATGATATTCAAAAAAAAGTTAAACCACCCTACACTATTTGCGTAAGATTCTATGAGGGTAAAAAATCTGTATATGATCAATACTCAATTACTAATAATACAAAAACTGTTAAAAAAATATGTGATGAAATATCTGCTCAAAGAAAAATAAAGCAAATTGAAAAAACTTTTAAAGCCAAAGACACATCAAAAACGCTAAATCAAATTTTTGATGAGTATATTGAATATAAAAAAAACTCTATTTCACAGGACCATTATACTGGAACTAAATATTCGTATGATGCCCACCTAAGAGAAGAAATAGGTGATTTAAAAATCAATAATATTACTACGAAAAAAATTCAAAATATTGTCAATACTCTTTTGAACAAAGGTAAAGCTCCAAGAACAGTTAAAACAGTAAAAGACATACTCTCACCAGTATTTGAATATTCAAAAAAAAATGACTATTGTGAAATAAATCCTGCAAAAGATGTAGAGATACCAAAATTTGACAACCAAAGATACTTTACCATTGAAGATGAAAATGCTCAAAAGCTTTATAATATTATTATAAATTATCAAAATCCAGCAATTAAAGGCATATTTATATTTTTACTACACGGGCGTAGAAAAAGTGAAGTTTTAAACCTAAAATGGGAAAACATAAACATATCTCAAAAGCTTTATTATTTAGAAGATTGGCAAAACAAATCAAGAAAAAAGCAAGCTTTTCCGCTATCTGAATTACAAATTCAAGTGCTAGAGGAGATAGGTATTCAAAAAAATGGATATATATTTTTAAAAGAGGACGGAGAACCATACAAAGACATAAGACACCACTGGAATAAAATTACAAAGGAATTGGAAGTTAAAATCAGACTACACGATTTAAGACATCTTATTGGTTTTATCGCAGTAAATGAGGGAGTTTCTCTTGCAGCCATAAGCAAGACATTAGGACATTCAAATATGCAAATAACAGAGAGATATTCCAATGTTAAAATTCAAGCTGTAAAAGAAACTTTAGATAAGGTTTTTGATGTATTTGATGAAAATAAAATAAAGAAAAATGATAAGCTAGAAAAACTAAAAACTCTTTTCCCAGATAAAAGTGAAGATGCGCTACTTGAGGTTATAAATATTCTTAAGTAG